One Candidatus Peregrinibacteria bacterium genomic window, ATTTCCTCCGGAGCAACGACTTTTCGTCCAAATGATTCTGTCAATCGAGTTGAATCACTCAAAATGATTCTCAAATATTTCAAAATACTTCTCGTGCCTGATGATGGAACGATTGATTTTCCTGATGTCCCCTTAAAAGAATGGTTTCATTTGTACGTAAAAACCGGTGTTCAGAAGAAAATTATTCGTGGATATGCAGATGGGAAATTTAAACCGGCAAACTTTGTAACGAGAGCAGAGGCGTGCAAAATTATTTTTTCCGCCAAAGGGGAAACGCCACCGAATCCGAGTTCGACGTCTTTTTCCGATGTGGATCTGAACGATTGGTCTGCAAGATATGTGATCGCAGCAGAAAAACGCGGGATGATTCTCGCGAATGGGAATAAATTAACTCCACACTCTGCTATCACGCGGGGAAATGTGTGTCGAGCGGTTCTTAAATGTTAAATTTTAAAATAAACCAATTCTTTTTCGAAATCAGTGGGTAATTTTATGAGGGCGATTTCAGTGCGTTTTGCAAGGAGAAAGCTGAGATACTCGCTGATCCGCTCTTGTAACCGTCATCCCGACTGCAGACGCGAAACATTAGGGAGAACTCATGGAACAGTGAGTGTGTCTTTTTGGAGGGATCTCACTTGACCAGAAATATACACTGAATGCAGTGTACAGAGATTGGTGACAAGAGATTCCTCCCATTCGTAAAGCCCACCCATCACACATCTTCCTGAAGCTGAATTACTGTGGTCGGAATGACGAGGTGTGTGGTAAGAACTTGTTTTTAGCTGATTTCCATCCACTGATTTTGAAAAAGGACCAAATAGACCTTAATCTCTAATGTTTAAACATTCAGACTTAGAATCTATTTTGAAATTTAGAATTCAAAATTCAAAATTTAAAATTCCGCCTTCAGGCGGTAAGTACATGCACAAATGTATCTCTGTGCACTTGTCCATTGAATTTTCGCTGCTTTTTTTGCGTATATTTCACCACGCCCTCTATCACAGAAAAAAGTGTGTAATCTTTCCCAGTAAGGACATTTTTCCCCGCAAAACACTTATTTCCGCGCTGTCTCACGAGGATATTTCCGGCAGAAACTCGTTCTCCTTCGTACTTTTTGACTCCGAGTCGTTTCGACTCCGAATCTCGACCATTGGTGGTGGAACCTCCTGCTTTTTTATGAGCCATAGTAGTTTACTTAAAGCTGCAGCATTGTACGTGGAGTGACGGTTTTGAGTCAAGAAAAAGAACAGAGACCAGAAAATTTTCCTCCATGGGAAAATTTTGATCTATATTATTGTCCTCTCTAATTTAAAAGCTTCGCCTTTACTACGATACCTATTTACTACTTCAAATCTCGTTGAATAAGGATGTCCTTGTTGATTACGATATTCTACGGTAACAATTCCTCCATGCCTTCCCATTGTGATACCACGGTCAGACGACGAAAAATCTGCCCAGGTCAACCGATTTCCCCCCGTACTTCCATCTGTCCATTTCTCAAAATAATCTACTATTGCACTGACTAATAATTCAATTTCGCCTTCTTCCAAAGCAGGTTCTTCTTTATCGCATATCACCTTACCCTTCAATAAAGCTCGGGTCTCTTCTCGATGAGCTTGAGATTTATCGACATCAGGAGCTGAAGCTTCAGGAAGAACACCATCTAAACCGCCATTTTTGGCTGCTAAAGGCAATATTTTTGAGAAAGCTTTTACATTTTGATCTTCTAATTTTATTGAGTTTCCCAATTGTGCCGGAGCTCCTTCTTGGACAGGAGGT contains:
- the rpmA gene encoding 50S ribosomal protein L27 — its product is MAHKKAGGSTTNGRDSESKRLGVKKYEGERVSAGNILVRQRGNKCFAGKNVLTGKDYTLFSVIEGVVKYTQKKQRKFNGQVHRDTFVHVLTA